In the genome of Populus alba chromosome 11, ASM523922v2, whole genome shotgun sequence, one region contains:
- the LOC118031304 gene encoding transcription factor bHLH93 — translation MEINGHDFLEELIALSRESWQPTPNYPAEMNELFSGSFNHGCFEEIPATLPQTSFCPEGLISSPLKQDFNNYYFNEVFCPFGDEFSAPQFTDEFSSAPQFTDSSYNTLDTPPFPVQDDTPMSMMEDEELGLLANDQQNLQMQGTCKVEPIQSPEVSAFNAGICPERKIRGKKMEGQPSKNLMAERRRRKRLNDRLSMLRSIVPKISKMDRTSILGDTIDYMKELLERINNLQQEIEVGSEELKMISIFKDTKPNEIVVRNSPKFEVERRNEDTRIDICCATKPGLLLSSVTTLETLGLEIQQCVISCFNDFTMQASCSEELEQRALISSEDIKQALFRNAGYGGRCL, via the exons ATGGAAATTAATGGACATGATTTCTTAGAGGAGTTAATAGCTCTAAGTAGGGAATCTTGGCAACCCACTCCAAATTATCCAGCAGAAATGAATGAGCTTTTCTCTGGTAGTTTTAACCATGGTTGCTTTGAAGAAATCCCAGCTACACTCCCACAAACTTCTTTCTGTCCTGAAGGATTAATTTCATCTCCTCTTAAACAAGACTTCAACAACTACTACTTTAATGAAGTCTTCTGCCCATTTGGTGATGAGTTCTCAGCACCACAGTTCACAGATGAGTTCTCTTCGGCCCCGCAATTCACCGATTCTTCCTATAACACGCTTGACACACCACCATTTCCTGTTCAAGACGATACTCCAATGTCCATGATGGAAGATGAGGAGCTGGGTCTGCTTGCTAATGATCAACAGAATTTGCAGATGCAGGGTACTTGCAAAGTTGAGCCCATTCAGTCCCCGGAGGTGTCGGCTTTCAATGCTGGTATCTGTCCAGAAAGAAAGATTAGAGGCAAGAAGATGGAGGGGCAACCATCAAAGAACCTAATGGCCGAGAGAAGGCGAAGAAAGAGGTTAAATGACCGGCTTTCAATGCTAAGATCAATTGTTCCTAAAATCAGCAAG ATGGACAGAACATCAATACTTGGAGACACAATAGATTATATGAAGGAACTATTGGAGAGAATCAACAACTTGCAACAAGAGATTGAAGTGGGTTCGGAGGAGTTGAAGATGATTAGCATTTTCAAGGACACAAAACCTAATGAAATTGTTGTGAGAAATTCACCAAAG TTTGAAGTGGAAAGAAGAAACGAGGATACAAGGATTGATATTTGCTGTGCAACAAAGCCAGGGTTATTGCTATCATCAGTAACAACATTAGAAACATTAGGCCTTGAGATTCAGCAGTGTGTGATTAGTTGTTTCAATGACTTTACAATGCAAGCTTCTTGCTCAGAG GAATTGGAGCAGAGAGCACTAATAAGTTCTGAAGACATAAAACAGGCATTGTTTAGAAATGCAGGATATGGAGGGAGATGCCTGTAG
- the LOC118031306 gene encoding uncharacterized protein At5g65660 has product MEEGDSNRPSLGFPVGLVLLLFMLFIMSGLFSCCLHWEKVLSLLGVSSEDNHSHIEEDVEHLPQKSSPPHVELKKNQGQSLPVLMPGDRVPKFIAMACPCEPPRTEKITVQIQKPPSFPVPLY; this is encoded by the exons ATGGAGGAGGGAGATTCAAATCGGCCATCCCTAGGGTTCCCGGTAGGTTTAGTTCTTCTATTGTTTATGTTGTTTATCATGAGTGGCTTGTTCAGTTGCTGCCTCCACTGGGAAAAGGTACTTTCCCTACTTGGAGTTTCAAGCGAGGACAATCATTCCCACATCGAAGAAGATGTAGAACATTTGCCCCAGAAATCCTCACCCCCTCATGTG gagttgaagaaaaatcaagGCCAGAGCCTTCCAGTTTTGATGCCAGGGGATCGAGTTCCAAAGTTTATAGCGATGGCATGTCCATGTGAGCCTCCGCGAACTGAGAAGATAACAGTTCAAATTCAGAAGCCACCTTCTTTTCCAGTACCTTTATACTGA